Proteins encoded in a region of the Prunus persica cultivar Lovell chromosome G4, Prunus_persica_NCBIv2, whole genome shotgun sequence genome:
- the LOC18779988 gene encoding zinc finger protein 5, producing the protein MLTAILLVTPIISQLLQQSLFEAFHRTDGLTLFNPHLSTGSCVEKKLRLFGFELSPSKSEDSSIKGSVEGDDSVNSSNSVLYGREVHMNKPASNKKSSTSEADDKKFECQYGFKEFANSKALGGCQNAHKKERMKKKSSDHKS; encoded by the coding sequence ATGCTAACTGCAATTCTGCTAGTAACCCCTATCATTTCCCAACTGCTGCAGCAAAGCCTCTTTGAGGCATTTCATCGAACAGATGGTCTGACACTGTTTAACCCACATCTATCTACTGGATCTTGCGTTGAGAAGAAGCTTAGGCTTTTTGGGTTTGAGCTGAGCCCAAGCAAGAGTGAGGACAGCTCCATCAAAGGCTCTGTAGAAGGAGATGACAGTGTAAATTCATCGAACTCCGTTTTGTATGGAAGGGAGGTTCATATGAATAAACCTGCCAGCAATAAGAAGAGCTCAACTAGTGAAGCAGATGACAAGAAGTTTGAGTGCCAATATGGCTTCAAGGAATTTGCAAACTCAAAGGCATTGGGAGGTTGTCAGAATGCGCACAAGAAGgagaggatgaagaagaagagttcaGACCACAAGTCTTAA
- the LOC18779193 gene encoding N-acetylglucosaminyl-phosphatidylinositol biosynthetic protein gpi1 isoform X1, giving the protein MGRRCRVWWPKQLSLSTPSSCSNFLLGWFISSSSSSLDVVVAFACTEQALSDKKLCIQKSIYYFQGILHDTNGRMPVLLQDKSMLCIVGQFFKVHSKEDQYHSSCCGCHTLNGSLEQCRQTFVESNYWIQMLCDPQEQVGTEISWIPKLHHIHWNGQLVFPCDIHLIFYETPAYGAHHFSLHPWNSFDQVNAPERKPKWVDELHQKQPLLDLDTVILAINSSAAADKVFERCMGPKKSTVRFSTVYMFLAFTWQLFAVSVASLSMLFYVIVQFLYRLLKYASDSWVYIISVKVFSSSRINIRIRCSQILYWPIFLQDNGTRSLSSVEYAEKAALHKHSMWSSLAVDVLLGNLFGLALLYHAESACMWVLKFASDITNELLRSGCVWLMGVPAGFKLNTELAGVLGMISLTAIQIWSTIWIFLGFHFIYFIRGLAISGIIFGVTVPAALIKDLIALATLHVSTLHWLISLLYSTQIQALAALWRLFRGRKWNPLRQRLDSYDYTVKQHIVGSLLFTPLLLLLPTTSVFYIFFTIMNTTISLIYILIEITISVIHATPYIKIFLWLVMPKRFPSGIWFEIVSVWSDCIYSHKDISSPADKLQSEKGLTGEKASVVVSFLHSNFLTVGQIVMPHYNKILSGKPRTLVATAAYGVLTGRRIPSTIGTDLPIFPWMLISYKEYWRLCHDSILACYRR; this is encoded by the exons ATGGGAAGGAGGTGTAGGGTTTGGTGGCCAAAGCAACTCTCATTGAGCACACCATCATCCTGCTCCAATTTCTTGCTGGGTTGGTTCATTTCGTCGTCTTCGTCTTCTCTTGACGTTGTCGTAGCTTTTGCCTGCACTGAACAAGCGCTTTCTgataaaaaattatgcattCAG AAaagtatttattattttcaggGAATCCTTCATGACACAAATGGAAGGATGCCTGTGTTGCTCCAGGATAAGTCAATGTTGTGTATAGTGGgtcaattttttaaagttcaCTCAAAAGAAGATCAATATCATTCTTCTTGTTGTGGGTGCCACACTCTCAATGGATCACTAGAACAATGTAGGCAAACTTTTGTAGAAAGCAATTATTGGATCCAGATGCTATGTGATCCTCAAGAACAAGTTGGAACAGAAATTAGTTGGATTCCTAAACTGCATCACATCCACTGGAATGGGCAATTGGTGTTTCCATGTGATATCCAC TTAATATTCTACGAGACCCCAGCCTATGGTGCTCACCATTTCTCATTACATCCTTGGAATTCATTTGATCAAGTGAATGCTCCTGAGAGAAAACCCAAGTGGGTTGATGAACTTCACCAGAAGCAGCCACTCCTTGACTTG GATACGGTCATTCTGGCAATCAATAGCTCCGCTGCTGCTGACAAAGTTTTCGAAAGATGCATGGGTCCCAAGAAATCTACTGTGCGCTTTTCCACAGTTTACAT GTTTCTTGCCTTCACATGGCAACTATTTGCTGTGTCTGTGGCTTCATTGTCCATGTTATTCTATGTCATTGTTCAGTTTCTCTATAGGCTTCTGAAGTATGCATCAGATTCATGGGTATACATCATATCAGTAAAGGTATTCAGCAGTTCAAGGATAAATATCAGAATCCGTTGTTCTCAGATCTTGTATTGGCCAATCTTTCTTCAAGATAATGGCACAAG GTCACTATCAAGTGTTGAATATGCGGAGAAAGCCGCATTGCATAAGCATTCCATGTGGTCAAGTTTAGCTGTTGATGTACTTCTGGGAAACTTGTTCGGTTTGGCACTGCTGTATCATGCAGAATCTGCTTGCATGTGGGTCCTGAAATTTGCCAGTGACATTACAAATGAGTTATTGCGCTCAGGTTGTGTGTGGTTAATGGGAGTCCCCGCAGGTTTTAAGTTAAACACGGAATTGGCAGGAGTTCTTGGGATGATTTCACTAACTGCTATCCAGATTTGGTCTACCATTTGGATCTTTTTGGGGTTTCACTTCATTTATTTCATTAGAGGACTTGCTATATCAGGAATCATTTTTGGGGTGACTGTACCTGCTGCTTTGATAAAAGACTTGATTGCACTAGCAACATTACATGTGTCCACTCTTCACTGGTTGATATCACTTTTATACTCGACTCAGATACAGGCATTGGCAGCTTTGTGGCGCCTTTTCAG GGGTCGAAAGTGGAATCCTCTTCGTCAGAGATTAGATAGCTATGACTATACTGTCAAGCAACACATCGTTGGATCTCTTCTGTTCACACCACTCCTGCTTCTATTACCGACAACTTctgttttctatattttctttacCATTATGAATACAACCATCAGCCTTATCTATATACTGATTGAAATCACTATATCTGTTATTCATGCCACACCTTACATCAAAATTTTCCTTTGGTTGGTCATGCCAAAAAGATTTCCCTCTGGGATATGGTTTGAAATTGTATCTGTTTGGAGTGATTGCATTTATTCACATAAGGATATTAGTTCACCAGCAGATAAATTGCAGAGTGAAAAGGGCCTAACTGGAGAGAAAGCTTCTGTTGTGGTTTCATTTCTTCATAGCAACTTCTTGACTGTAG GACAAATAGTCATGCCTCACTACAACAAGATTCTTTCTGGGAAACCTCGGACATTGGTTGCTACAGCAGCTTATGGAGTCCTTACTGGCAGACG GATTCCATCTACAATTGGGACTGATCTTCCAATATTTCCATGGATGCTAATCTCCTACAAAGAGTATTGGCGGCTTTGCCACGATTCAATTCTTGCATGCTACAGAAGATGA
- the LOC18779193 gene encoding N-acetylglucosaminyl-phosphatidylinositol biosynthetic protein gpi1 isoform X2 translates to MGRRCRVWWPKQLSLSTPSSCSNFLLGWFISSSSSSLDVVVAFACTEQALSDKKLCIQGILHDTNGRMPVLLQDKSMLCIVGQFFKVHSKEDQYHSSCCGCHTLNGSLEQCRQTFVESNYWIQMLCDPQEQVGTEISWIPKLHHIHWNGQLVFPCDIHLIFYETPAYGAHHFSLHPWNSFDQVNAPERKPKWVDELHQKQPLLDLDTVILAINSSAAADKVFERCMGPKKSTVRFSTVYMFLAFTWQLFAVSVASLSMLFYVIVQFLYRLLKYASDSWVYIISVKVFSSSRINIRIRCSQILYWPIFLQDNGTRSLSSVEYAEKAALHKHSMWSSLAVDVLLGNLFGLALLYHAESACMWVLKFASDITNELLRSGCVWLMGVPAGFKLNTELAGVLGMISLTAIQIWSTIWIFLGFHFIYFIRGLAISGIIFGVTVPAALIKDLIALATLHVSTLHWLISLLYSTQIQALAALWRLFRGRKWNPLRQRLDSYDYTVKQHIVGSLLFTPLLLLLPTTSVFYIFFTIMNTTISLIYILIEITISVIHATPYIKIFLWLVMPKRFPSGIWFEIVSVWSDCIYSHKDISSPADKLQSEKGLTGEKASVVVSFLHSNFLTVGQIVMPHYNKILSGKPRTLVATAAYGVLTGRRIPSTIGTDLPIFPWMLISYKEYWRLCHDSILACYRR, encoded by the exons ATGGGAAGGAGGTGTAGGGTTTGGTGGCCAAAGCAACTCTCATTGAGCACACCATCATCCTGCTCCAATTTCTTGCTGGGTTGGTTCATTTCGTCGTCTTCGTCTTCTCTTGACGTTGTCGTAGCTTTTGCCTGCACTGAACAAGCGCTTTCTgataaaaaattatgcattCAG gGAATCCTTCATGACACAAATGGAAGGATGCCTGTGTTGCTCCAGGATAAGTCAATGTTGTGTATAGTGGgtcaattttttaaagttcaCTCAAAAGAAGATCAATATCATTCTTCTTGTTGTGGGTGCCACACTCTCAATGGATCACTAGAACAATGTAGGCAAACTTTTGTAGAAAGCAATTATTGGATCCAGATGCTATGTGATCCTCAAGAACAAGTTGGAACAGAAATTAGTTGGATTCCTAAACTGCATCACATCCACTGGAATGGGCAATTGGTGTTTCCATGTGATATCCAC TTAATATTCTACGAGACCCCAGCCTATGGTGCTCACCATTTCTCATTACATCCTTGGAATTCATTTGATCAAGTGAATGCTCCTGAGAGAAAACCCAAGTGGGTTGATGAACTTCACCAGAAGCAGCCACTCCTTGACTTG GATACGGTCATTCTGGCAATCAATAGCTCCGCTGCTGCTGACAAAGTTTTCGAAAGATGCATGGGTCCCAAGAAATCTACTGTGCGCTTTTCCACAGTTTACAT GTTTCTTGCCTTCACATGGCAACTATTTGCTGTGTCTGTGGCTTCATTGTCCATGTTATTCTATGTCATTGTTCAGTTTCTCTATAGGCTTCTGAAGTATGCATCAGATTCATGGGTATACATCATATCAGTAAAGGTATTCAGCAGTTCAAGGATAAATATCAGAATCCGTTGTTCTCAGATCTTGTATTGGCCAATCTTTCTTCAAGATAATGGCACAAG GTCACTATCAAGTGTTGAATATGCGGAGAAAGCCGCATTGCATAAGCATTCCATGTGGTCAAGTTTAGCTGTTGATGTACTTCTGGGAAACTTGTTCGGTTTGGCACTGCTGTATCATGCAGAATCTGCTTGCATGTGGGTCCTGAAATTTGCCAGTGACATTACAAATGAGTTATTGCGCTCAGGTTGTGTGTGGTTAATGGGAGTCCCCGCAGGTTTTAAGTTAAACACGGAATTGGCAGGAGTTCTTGGGATGATTTCACTAACTGCTATCCAGATTTGGTCTACCATTTGGATCTTTTTGGGGTTTCACTTCATTTATTTCATTAGAGGACTTGCTATATCAGGAATCATTTTTGGGGTGACTGTACCTGCTGCTTTGATAAAAGACTTGATTGCACTAGCAACATTACATGTGTCCACTCTTCACTGGTTGATATCACTTTTATACTCGACTCAGATACAGGCATTGGCAGCTTTGTGGCGCCTTTTCAG GGGTCGAAAGTGGAATCCTCTTCGTCAGAGATTAGATAGCTATGACTATACTGTCAAGCAACACATCGTTGGATCTCTTCTGTTCACACCACTCCTGCTTCTATTACCGACAACTTctgttttctatattttctttacCATTATGAATACAACCATCAGCCTTATCTATATACTGATTGAAATCACTATATCTGTTATTCATGCCACACCTTACATCAAAATTTTCCTTTGGTTGGTCATGCCAAAAAGATTTCCCTCTGGGATATGGTTTGAAATTGTATCTGTTTGGAGTGATTGCATTTATTCACATAAGGATATTAGTTCACCAGCAGATAAATTGCAGAGTGAAAAGGGCCTAACTGGAGAGAAAGCTTCTGTTGTGGTTTCATTTCTTCATAGCAACTTCTTGACTGTAG GACAAATAGTCATGCCTCACTACAACAAGATTCTTTCTGGGAAACCTCGGACATTGGTTGCTACAGCAGCTTATGGAGTCCTTACTGGCAGACG GATTCCATCTACAATTGGGACTGATCTTCCAATATTTCCATGGATGCTAATCTCCTACAAAGAGTATTGGCGGCTTTGCCACGATTCAATTCTTGCATGCTACAGAAGATGA
- the LOC18779193 gene encoding N-acetylglucosaminyl-phosphatidylinositol biosynthetic protein gpi1 isoform X3: MGNWCFHVISTYLIFYETPAYGAHHFSLHPWNSFDQVNAPERKPKWVDELHQKQPLLDLDTVILAINSSAAADKVFERCMGPKKSTVRFSTVYMFLAFTWQLFAVSVASLSMLFYVIVQFLYRLLKYASDSWVYIISVKVFSSSRINIRIRCSQILYWPIFLQDNGTRSLSSVEYAEKAALHKHSMWSSLAVDVLLGNLFGLALLYHAESACMWVLKFASDITNELLRSGCVWLMGVPAGFKLNTELAGVLGMISLTAIQIWSTIWIFLGFHFIYFIRGLAISGIIFGVTVPAALIKDLIALATLHVSTLHWLISLLYSTQIQALAALWRLFRGRKWNPLRQRLDSYDYTVKQHIVGSLLFTPLLLLLPTTSVFYIFFTIMNTTISLIYILIEITISVIHATPYIKIFLWLVMPKRFPSGIWFEIVSVWSDCIYSHKDISSPADKLQSEKGLTGEKASVVVSFLHSNFLTVGQIVMPHYNKILSGKPRTLVATAAYGVLTGRRIPSTIGTDLPIFPWMLISYKEYWRLCHDSILACYRR; the protein is encoded by the exons ATGGGCAATTGGTGTTTCCATGTGATATCCACGTAT TTAATATTCTACGAGACCCCAGCCTATGGTGCTCACCATTTCTCATTACATCCTTGGAATTCATTTGATCAAGTGAATGCTCCTGAGAGAAAACCCAAGTGGGTTGATGAACTTCACCAGAAGCAGCCACTCCTTGACTTG GATACGGTCATTCTGGCAATCAATAGCTCCGCTGCTGCTGACAAAGTTTTCGAAAGATGCATGGGTCCCAAGAAATCTACTGTGCGCTTTTCCACAGTTTACAT GTTTCTTGCCTTCACATGGCAACTATTTGCTGTGTCTGTGGCTTCATTGTCCATGTTATTCTATGTCATTGTTCAGTTTCTCTATAGGCTTCTGAAGTATGCATCAGATTCATGGGTATACATCATATCAGTAAAGGTATTCAGCAGTTCAAGGATAAATATCAGAATCCGTTGTTCTCAGATCTTGTATTGGCCAATCTTTCTTCAAGATAATGGCACAAG GTCACTATCAAGTGTTGAATATGCGGAGAAAGCCGCATTGCATAAGCATTCCATGTGGTCAAGTTTAGCTGTTGATGTACTTCTGGGAAACTTGTTCGGTTTGGCACTGCTGTATCATGCAGAATCTGCTTGCATGTGGGTCCTGAAATTTGCCAGTGACATTACAAATGAGTTATTGCGCTCAGGTTGTGTGTGGTTAATGGGAGTCCCCGCAGGTTTTAAGTTAAACACGGAATTGGCAGGAGTTCTTGGGATGATTTCACTAACTGCTATCCAGATTTGGTCTACCATTTGGATCTTTTTGGGGTTTCACTTCATTTATTTCATTAGAGGACTTGCTATATCAGGAATCATTTTTGGGGTGACTGTACCTGCTGCTTTGATAAAAGACTTGATTGCACTAGCAACATTACATGTGTCCACTCTTCACTGGTTGATATCACTTTTATACTCGACTCAGATACAGGCATTGGCAGCTTTGTGGCGCCTTTTCAG GGGTCGAAAGTGGAATCCTCTTCGTCAGAGATTAGATAGCTATGACTATACTGTCAAGCAACACATCGTTGGATCTCTTCTGTTCACACCACTCCTGCTTCTATTACCGACAACTTctgttttctatattttctttacCATTATGAATACAACCATCAGCCTTATCTATATACTGATTGAAATCACTATATCTGTTATTCATGCCACACCTTACATCAAAATTTTCCTTTGGTTGGTCATGCCAAAAAGATTTCCCTCTGGGATATGGTTTGAAATTGTATCTGTTTGGAGTGATTGCATTTATTCACATAAGGATATTAGTTCACCAGCAGATAAATTGCAGAGTGAAAAGGGCCTAACTGGAGAGAAAGCTTCTGTTGTGGTTTCATTTCTTCATAGCAACTTCTTGACTGTAG GACAAATAGTCATGCCTCACTACAACAAGATTCTTTCTGGGAAACCTCGGACATTGGTTGCTACAGCAGCTTATGGAGTCCTTACTGGCAGACG GATTCCATCTACAATTGGGACTGATCTTCCAATATTTCCATGGATGCTAATCTCCTACAAAGAGTATTGGCGGCTTTGCCACGATTCAATTCTTGCATGCTACAGAAGATGA